The bacterium genomic interval TATGGGTGCGAGGCCGCCGAGTTCGGCGACCTGGGGCCGCGCCTAGCCCGAGCGCTCCTGGCCCGGTGCCGCGACCGGATCATCCTGGAACCCCGGGAGCGGATCCGCGCCACGTGCATCGGCGCCTCGCAATACACCGTGCAGGTGAGCGGCAACACCATCTTCTTGTCCGATGAGGGCGTACTCCCGGTCCGCAACGTGCCCGTCGCCGCTGTGCGGGGATTCGGCTCCCCGCCTTCGCGACGAGGGGTGGCTGACGCCGTACGCCGTGCGCTGCGGCGGCTCGATCTCGAGGACGGTCGGGATCGGTTCGCGCTGGCCGTCCACTGGCACCACGGACCGCAGTACCCCGCCGTGTCGGAGCTGTGCAACGGGATCGTCGCGGCGCTGCCGGAGACGGTCCGGGCCGGACGCCCCCTCCTCGTCGTGATCGACGCCGACGTCGCCGGACTGGTGGGTCGCGCGCTCCGTGAAGAGTGCGGCGTCGCCGGCCCGCTCGCGTGCATCGACCAGGTCGCACTGCGCGAGTTCGACTACGTGGATATCGGGAGCCTCATGCCAGATCAGTACGTCGTGCCGGTCGTGGTGAAGAGCCTCGTCTTCCACTAAGGGTCCTGCGGGTTATTGACCGCGGCTTTCTCACGCGACTCTGTCCTACCGGATTGATGCGCATCGGTAAGTGATGATCGTGAGGGGGCCGCTGTGAATATTACCCTATCTCGACAGCAGTTTGAGACCTTGCTTAAGGCCGTCTATTTGGGTGACTGGATGGTCAACGCGATTCGAGTCCCGGGAAGCTATGTCTCAGAATTTGAGGACCTTGAACAGCTTCTATTGTCGCTTGCGCATGAATCTGGTCGCCATGACGTCGCGGAGTTTGACCCGACCCTGTCTCAGTTTTTCCTCAAGGAGGAGCTGCATGACAAACTGCAGCCATTCATTGATGAGTACGATGACGTGGTCTTTTGGGACGGTTTGGTTGATCGGCTGGCAGATCGCGACTTCGCAGAGACCTACGGCGATGCCACGAAGCGGATGGGGCAAGTTGAGCGATTCGAAAAACTGTCTGCGTTTGTTGACGCGTATGAAACCGAAGCCGAGGAGCACGGTGTAGATCGGTTGAGAATCACACGGGGGGAATGATCGCACGGGCCCACTGCACAACGCGTTGCGATTGTTTCGCGCTAATCCGAGCCTCTTCCGAACTGCAACGTCGGGCTTCGTATTCTACGGTGTTTTTTCGATCGATCAAAGCTTCCAACTGTGTAGCAGTACATCTTGCGATAGGCTCTACCTGGATCGCCGCACTCGCCGCTCTCTCCTCTCGAGCGATCACCGGCAACGGTGACTGTGGAGCAACGCCTTCTCGTGGACCCTCGGCGGTTGCGTCCAGGGGACGTTGGTGCGGATCATGAAATAGATGTCGAACGTGATCAGCTGCGTCGGATCATCCGCCGCCTTTCCCGCATTCCATTTCCGGCACAGATACCGCCCGTAATACAGACGATAATCGCTGTTGACGGCGAGATAGAGGTTCATGAGGTACTTCCGCCAGCGCTCGTCCTTATATTGCGCGGCGATCGCGCGCGAGCTCGGCTTCGCGAACGACACCGGCGCTCCATCGCGGAAGACGTCCACCTCTTTGCCGTTCTGGAGCACCCCACGGATCACGTACCACCCGTCGTCCAGCAGCGGGTACGGGGCAAACATATCCCACTCCTGGTCCGTTCGCGTCGCCACCCCAAGCCAGCGGAAGCGATCCGGCATCGCGACGCGCGAGCTCACGGTGCCGAGGTTCCACCAAAGGACGTAGGCCAAAAAGAACGCCGCGAGCGCGCTGGTAAGCCAACGCGCGCGCAGGTCCAGCTGCCGATCCCGCAGCGGGCTCACAAGACGCGTGAGCGGGGTCCTGTGGTCGGCGATCCAATCATAGAGCCGATCCGCGATCAGACGCGCGGGCGAGAGCGCGAGCACCCACGCCAACGGCCACAAGAGGGAACCCCCCAAGACGGGCGCCAGCGCCGCCGACTTGAAATAATGCGTGCCGCCGCTGTCCACGACCACCCATGAATGCTCGCGGGTCATCTCCGCCAGTGCGTGTGGGTCGTCCTGGGCCCGTCGGATCACGGTCCCGCTTGCAAGCCGAAAGGCCACGAGGATGCGCACCATCTTCCTGCAAAATTCGCACGTTCCGTCGTAATAGATCGTCAAGGAGCGTCGCGTGCCGCAGCGCTCCTCCGCCTTCGACCACGCCCATGTGGGGAGAAGCCCCATCACGGCCACGAGCGCGACAAACGGGAAGTGACCGAGATGGAGGCCCACCAAGAGACCGAGCTGGAACGCCACCATCAAGATGACGGCAGCGGTGCGCACCGGCCCGGTGGCGAAGGGCCAAAAGAGGAGCAGCGGGACGAGCGTTTCTATTCGGAGCGTGAGAAACGTCAGCACCCTGAGGAGCCCAGGGAATTGGAGCAACAGCCGGCCCACGGGGGTGGCCATTTGCTCGAGGCTGAGGGCGTAATACACCGCGCTCCCTTCCGTCCGCCACTGAGGGGCGCTCTTCAACATCGCGCTGAACCAATACAGGAACGCCACCTGGGCCAAGAGCGCGACCGATCCGATCGTGAACACGCGGTCCGGGGGCTCGGTCTCGGAGTTGTCCAGCGCGCGATCGAAGGAAAAGTGTGCGTTCAGGGGGAGGAACATCCCCCAGAACAACAGCATCCGCAGCAGGATGTCGCCGCCTTGGAGAATGATCGGATTGCGATTTTGCAGCGAAATCAGTAACGCCCAGGAGGCGATCGTCGCCGTTTTGGTGCGATAGCCAACCAGCAGCATCACGCCGAGGGCCATCGCCAGGATGAACATCAACGCCTGAACCAGCGCCTCCCCACTCAACAGATGCACCGAGATGAGCCACCGGTCCGCGAATCGATCCAGCAGAACGGCGCGGGGAAGCACCCCAAAATCCGTGTAGAAGGCGCGTAAGTCTCGCGCCCGCCAGATGAGATCCCCGATGATGAGGGCCGCCAACCCGATTCGGAACAGTGCCAAGGATCGCAAATCCAAACCGTAGGCACGCTCAAGGTAACGGGAGAATGGGCGGGGGGCCTTCGGAAGGTCACGCGTTCGAGATCCCACGCCACGCCAAATTGGCGATAGCGGCGCGAGATCCTTTTCGCCGGGGAGACCGCTCGATTGCGCCTCCTCGTCGTAGTAAAATCAGTGACACATGATGAACGAGTCCTGGTGGGTGCGGTGTATGGCATTGGTTTGGCAAGGCCCCACCTTGGAGCAGCGACGAAATCTGCGCCGGGACGCAACGGAGATAGGCCGGTTCATTGTGTTCGAAACGGCTTTCTGGATCGCCGTCTCTCTAGCCTATCTGCTGGGTGTTCGATAAGGAAGGAGACACCGCATGATCACGGCCGTCGTTCTTTATGACCTGCCTCCCCCCATCGGCCTCGAAGAATGCCGCGCGCACTTCGCCAAGATCGCCCCGGATTTCCTCAAAATTCCCGGCTTTCTCCGCAAACAGTTCATCTGCGCCCGCGGCGGCAAGGTCGCCGGCGGCGTCTATACGTGGGAAAGTCAGGAGGCGGCAGAGCGATTCTACTCGGGCGAATGGCTCGCCGGAATCCGCGACCGCTACGGCACGGAGCCGAAGATCAGCTCTTTCGAGACGGTCGCACTGACCGACAAGACGACCGGCCAGGCCGGCGGTCTCGATTGATCGGGTCCTACCAGCTGCGCAACCGCTACGCTTCTTGACAGGTGGCGGGCTAAATATATAATGATTATATAATTTTACGTCATCCCTGAGGCGCGCCCGCCGTGGAGCACACCAAGGCCTTTCGCCCCGTCCGCCTCGCGCGGGCATCCGATGAGGTCGTCCAGCAAATCAAGGCGCTCATCTTCGGCGGCCGGCTCGCAACCGGGGATCCGCTCCCGTCCGAAAAGGACCTGACAGAGCAATTCGGCTTGAGCCGCATCACGATCCGCGACGCCCTGCGCGTCCTGGAGTCCGAGGGGCTGATCGAGATCAAGGTGGGCGCGCGCGGGGGCGCGTTCGTCGCGCAGCCGAGCGCCCAACGGGTCAGCGAATCGCTGACGAACCTCCTCAGGCTCCAGCGGATCACGATTCAGGAATTGATCGAGGCGCGCCTGGCGGTCGAGCCGCACGTCGCCTCATTGGCCGCGAAGCGCGCCACGGCGGCCGATATCGCGGCGATGGAACAGGCCGTCGAGAACGCCCGGGCGGGGCGAACGGCGGGGGACCCGCGCTTCATGCCCCACAGCGTCGCCTTCCACATCGCCTTGGCGGAAGCCGCGAAGAACCAGGTCTTACTGTCCACCGTCAACTCGATCCGGACGCCGTTCCAGGAGGTCCTGGCGACGCTGCCGGCGGAGGACATGGCCGAGCGGGCGATCGCGGACCATCGGCAGATCCTGGATGCGATCAAAGCCCACGATCGCGAGAGCGCCCAGCGATTGATGCACGCCCACATCACCTACTTCGCCAAGCGGGCCGGCAGCCCCGAGAAGCGCAAGAACGTATTCGCCAAATGGCCGGCGAGAACCGCCCGTTAGACGACCGCGTAGGGCTCCTGTCCCCCTACCGTGTCCTCGACCTCACCGACAGAAGCGGTTG includes:
- a CDS encoding DCC1-like thiol-disulfide oxidoreductase family protein translates to MALFRIGLAALIIGDLIWRARDLRAFYTDFGVLPRAVLLDRFADRWLISVHLLSGEALVQALMFILAMALGVMLLVGYRTKTATIASWALLISLQNRNPIILQGGDILLRMLLFWGMFLPLNAHFSFDRALDNSETEPPDRVFTIGSVALLAQVAFLYWFSAMLKSAPQWRTEGSAVYYALSLEQMATPVGRLLLQFPGLLRVLTFLTLRIETLVPLLLFWPFATGPVRTAAVILMVAFQLGLLVGLHLGHFPFVALVAVMGLLPTWAWSKAEERCGTRRSLTIYYDGTCEFCRKMVRILVAFRLASGTVIRRAQDDPHALAEMTREHSWVVVDSGGTHYFKSAALAPVLGGSLLWPLAWVLALSPARLIADRLYDWIADHRTPLTRLVSPLRDRQLDLRARWLTSALAAFFLAYVLWWNLGTVSSRVAMPDRFRWLGVATRTDQEWDMFAPYPLLDDGWYVIRGVLQNGKEVDVFRDGAPVSFAKPSSRAIAAQYKDERWRKYLMNLYLAVNSDYRLYYGRYLCRKWNAGKAADDPTQLITFDIYFMIRTNVPWTQPPRVHEKALLHSHRCR
- a CDS encoding FadR/GntR family transcriptional regulator; its protein translation is MEHTKAFRPVRLARASDEVVQQIKALIFGGRLATGDPLPSEKDLTEQFGLSRITIRDALRVLESEGLIEIKVGARGGAFVAQPSAQRVSESLTNLLRLQRITIQELIEARLAVEPHVASLAAKRATAADIAAMEQAVENARAGRTAGDPRFMPHSVAFHIALAEAAKNQVLLSTVNSIRTPFQEVLATLPAEDMAERAIADHRQILDAIKAHDRESAQRLMHAHITYFAKRAGSPEKRKNVFAKWPARTAR
- a CDS encoding YdhR family protein; translation: MITAVVLYDLPPPIGLEECRAHFAKIAPDFLKIPGFLRKQFICARGGKVAGGVYTWESQEAAERFYSGEWLAGIRDRYGTEPKISSFETVALTDKTTGQAGGLD